In Musa acuminata AAA Group cultivar baxijiao chromosome BXJ2-8, Cavendish_Baxijiao_AAA, whole genome shotgun sequence, one genomic interval encodes:
- the LOC103995816 gene encoding UV-B-induced protein At3g17800, chloroplastic isoform X2, with the protein MEAATGLRSPRCLRKAPGFSSRSCLLAIHGTNSSLSFDPKPGYSTLWLKQGRPLFGARRSIGVRASSSSSESSLPIAPLQLESPIGQFLSQILVSHPHLLPAAVDQQLEQLQTDREAEKNKEEPAPSGTDIVLYRRIAEVKANERRTALEEILYALVVQKFVEADVSLVPTISQSTDPSSRVDHWPPQDEKLERLHSPEAYEMIKNHLALILGQRLSDSNSVAPISKLRIGQVYAASVMYGYFLKRVDQRFQLEKSMKTLPWGSDKEEIAIKQAMPDESRPFTESRISNPELPSWSSPGFNKGAVGNGAKSSLLRSYVMSFDSDTLQRYVTIRSKEAFTIIEKHTEALFGRPEIVITPQGTIDSSKDELIKISFGGLRRLILEAITFGSFLWDVEGYVDSRYHFVTN; encoded by the exons ATGGAAGCCGCCACGGGCCTTCGCTCTCCTCGGTGCCTTCGCAAAGCTCCCGGCTTTAGCTCGAGGTCGTGCCTCTTGGCCATCCACGGGACCAATTCTTCTCTCTCGTTTGATCCCAAGCCCGGTTACTCGACCCTGTGGCTCAAG CAAGGGCGACCACTATTTGGTGCTCGGAGGAGCATTGGCGTTCGGGCATCGTCATCTTCCTCGGAATCGTCGTTGCCGATTGCTCCTCTCCAGCTGGAGTCACCTATTGGGCAATTCCTGTCTCAGATTCTCGTTAGTCATCCTCATCTCCTGCCGGCTGCTGTTGATCAGCAGCTCGAGCAGCTCCAGACTGACCGTGAGGCCGAGAAGAACAAGGAGGAGCCTGCACCTTCGGGAACTGACATAGTTCTATACAG GAGGATTGCCGAGGTGAAAGCTAATGAGAGGAGAACGGCTCTGGAGGAGATTCTATATGCATTGGTTGTTCAAAAGTTTGTTGAGGCTGATGTTTCTTTGGTTCCTACTATATCTCAGTCGACAGACCCTTCCAGTAGGGTTGATCACTGGCCACCCCAGGACGAGAAACTTGAAAGGTTGCATTCCCCCGAGGCTTATGAAATGATCAAGAATCACCTGGCTCTCATACTGGGGCAGCGGTTAAGTGATTCCAACTCTGTGGCACCTATTAGCAAGCTCAGGATTGGCCAGGTTTATGCTGCTTCTGTCATGTATGGTTATTTCCTCAAGAGAGtggaccaaaggtttcaacttgAGAAGTCCATGAAGACTCTCCCTTGGGGATCAGATAAAGAGGAGATTGCTATTAAGCAAGCGATGCCAGATGAGTCGAGACCGTTCACTGAGTCCAGGATTTCAAATCCTGAGTTGCCTTCTTGGTCTTCTCCAGGCTTTAACAAGGGTGCAGTTGGCAATGGGGCCAAGTCCAGTCTGCTGCGATCCTATGTCATGTCCTTTGATTCTGATACCCTTCAAAGGTACGTCACAATTAGATCAAAGGAAGCCTTTACCATTATCGAGAAGCACACCGAGGCGCTATTTGGAAGGCCTGAGATTGTGATCACACCCCAGGGAACCATCGATTCTTCTAAGGATGAACTGATCAAGATAAGTTTCGGAGGATTGAGGAGGCTTATTTTGGAGGCTATAACTTTTGGTTCTTTCCTCTGGGATGTTGAGGGCTATGTAGATTCAAGGTATCATTTTGTGACCaactag
- the LOC103995816 gene encoding UV-B-induced protein At3g17800, chloroplastic isoform X1 yields the protein MEAATGLRSPRCLRKAPGFSSRSCLLAIHGTNSSLSFDPKPGYSTLWLKSDSSISLSKQGRPLFGARRSIGVRASSSSSESSLPIAPLQLESPIGQFLSQILVSHPHLLPAAVDQQLEQLQTDREAEKNKEEPAPSGTDIVLYRRIAEVKANERRTALEEILYALVVQKFVEADVSLVPTISQSTDPSSRVDHWPPQDEKLERLHSPEAYEMIKNHLALILGQRLSDSNSVAPISKLRIGQVYAASVMYGYFLKRVDQRFQLEKSMKTLPWGSDKEEIAIKQAMPDESRPFTESRISNPELPSWSSPGFNKGAVGNGAKSSLLRSYVMSFDSDTLQRYVTIRSKEAFTIIEKHTEALFGRPEIVITPQGTIDSSKDELIKISFGGLRRLILEAITFGSFLWDVEGYVDSRYHFVTN from the exons ATGGAAGCCGCCACGGGCCTTCGCTCTCCTCGGTGCCTTCGCAAAGCTCCCGGCTTTAGCTCGAGGTCGTGCCTCTTGGCCATCCACGGGACCAATTCTTCTCTCTCGTTTGATCCCAAGCCCGGTTACTCGACCCTGTGGCTCAAG AGTGATTCTTCAATTTCTCTGTCAAAGCAAGGGCGACCACTATTTGGTGCTCGGAGGAGCATTGGCGTTCGGGCATCGTCATCTTCCTCGGAATCGTCGTTGCCGATTGCTCCTCTCCAGCTGGAGTCACCTATTGGGCAATTCCTGTCTCAGATTCTCGTTAGTCATCCTCATCTCCTGCCGGCTGCTGTTGATCAGCAGCTCGAGCAGCTCCAGACTGACCGTGAGGCCGAGAAGAACAAGGAGGAGCCTGCACCTTCGGGAACTGACATAGTTCTATACAG GAGGATTGCCGAGGTGAAAGCTAATGAGAGGAGAACGGCTCTGGAGGAGATTCTATATGCATTGGTTGTTCAAAAGTTTGTTGAGGCTGATGTTTCTTTGGTTCCTACTATATCTCAGTCGACAGACCCTTCCAGTAGGGTTGATCACTGGCCACCCCAGGACGAGAAACTTGAAAGGTTGCATTCCCCCGAGGCTTATGAAATGATCAAGAATCACCTGGCTCTCATACTGGGGCAGCGGTTAAGTGATTCCAACTCTGTGGCACCTATTAGCAAGCTCAGGATTGGCCAGGTTTATGCTGCTTCTGTCATGTATGGTTATTTCCTCAAGAGAGtggaccaaaggtttcaacttgAGAAGTCCATGAAGACTCTCCCTTGGGGATCAGATAAAGAGGAGATTGCTATTAAGCAAGCGATGCCAGATGAGTCGAGACCGTTCACTGAGTCCAGGATTTCAAATCCTGAGTTGCCTTCTTGGTCTTCTCCAGGCTTTAACAAGGGTGCAGTTGGCAATGGGGCCAAGTCCAGTCTGCTGCGATCCTATGTCATGTCCTTTGATTCTGATACCCTTCAAAGGTACGTCACAATTAGATCAAAGGAAGCCTTTACCATTATCGAGAAGCACACCGAGGCGCTATTTGGAAGGCCTGAGATTGTGATCACACCCCAGGGAACCATCGATTCTTCTAAGGATGAACTGATCAAGATAAGTTTCGGAGGATTGAGGAGGCTTATTTTGGAGGCTATAACTTTTGGTTCTTTCCTCTGGGATGTTGAGGGCTATGTAGATTCAAGGTATCATTTTGTGACCaactag
- the LOC103995815 gene encoding probable xyloglucan endotransglucosylase/hydrolase protein 28, with amino-acid sequence MNKREKGEMVVCSSSFFFLLLASSLLLSSSTTSSSSHAACSILKLPNLATLSFEEGYTQLFGDSNLMLHRNGRTVHLSLDQRTGAGFASQDLYLHGFFSASIKLPSDYAAGVVVAFYMSNGDIFEKTHDELDFEFLGNIRGREWRVQTNVYGNGSTAIGREERYGLWFDPTEDFHQYSILWSHDKILFYIDNTPIREVIRTQAMGGQFPSKPMSLYATIWDGSNWATLGGRYKVNYKYSPYVAEFEDLILRGCAVDPSDHTQSCQRPDVLPYDAITMSTVQRSAMEKFRKKYMTYSYCHDRVRYQTLLPECKIGPESESFHSSGETKLNKHRNRAKRHRWSSAGTALSV; translated from the exons ATGAATAAACGAGAGAAAGGGGAGATGGTGGTgtgttcttcttccttcttcttcctactCTTGGCGTCATCTCtactcctctcctcctccaccacctcctcttcctcccatGCGGCCTGTAGTATCCTCAAGCTACCCAACCTCGCCACCCTCTCTTTCGAGGAAGGCTACACGCAGCTCTTCGGCGACTCCAATCTCATGCTTCACCGCAATGGCAGGACCGTCCACCTCTCCCTGGACCAGAGAACAG GTGCTGGATTCGCCTCGCAAGATCTCTACCTCCATGGATTCTTCAGTGCTTCCATCAAGCTCCCTTCGGATTACGCTGCCGGAGTCGTCGTCGCGTTCTAT ATGTCGAATGGAGACATCTTCGAGAAGACGCATGATGAATTGGACTTTGAATTCTTGGGGAATATACGAGGGAGGGAATGGAGGGTTCAAACCAATGTCTATGGCAATGGGAGTACAGCAATCGGAAGGGAAGAAAGATATGGACTCTGGTTTGATCCGACGGAGGATTTTCATCAGTACTCCATCCTGTGGAGCCATGACAAGATCCT ATTCTATATCGACAACACTCCCATTAGAGAGGTTATAAGGACACAAGCCATGGGTGGGCAATTCCCCTCGAAGCCTATGTCCCTCTATGCCACCATTTGGGATGGATCAAATTGGGCTACGTTAGGAGGACGCTACAAGGTCAATTACAAATACTCACCCTACGTTGCCGAATTTGAGGATCTTATCCTCCGTGGCTGTGCCGTTGATCCCAGTGATCACACTCAGAGCTGCCAGCGGCCAGATGTGTTACCCTATGATGCTATTACAATGTCAACAGTTCAACGGTCTGCAATGGAGAAGTTCCGGAAGAAGTACATGACCTATTCCTACTGCCATGATCGTGTGAGGTACCAGACGTTGCTTCCCGAGTGCAAAATTGGTCCCGAATCTGAGAGCTTTCATTCATCAGGCGAAACAAAGCTCAATAAGCATCGTAATCGTGCTAAGCGCCATCGATGGAGCTCGGCTGGCACTGCCCTTTCGGTCTAA